In Mytilus edulis chromosome 13, xbMytEdul2.2, whole genome shotgun sequence, a single window of DNA contains:
- the LOC139500196 gene encoding uncharacterized protein has translation MQYLISFQTQSDACTKLTDYIVLTWLEGRYPQPTWNHHQTEGPRTNNHLEGWHNKLKKRVKIAHPNIFEIINVLKKEQAANEVKKVQYAAGGKMRGKAKKYREIEERFATLKESLHNGTKDYIQYGDAASYILKLGN, from the coding sequence ATGCAGTATCTCATATCTTTCCAAACGCAGTCAGATGCTTGCACCAAATTAACAGACTATATAGTTCTGACATGGCTAGAGGGCAGATACCCACAACCAACCTGGAACCACCACCAAACAGAAGGACCCAGAACAAATAACCATTTAGAGGGCTGGCATAACAAGTTAAAAAAGAGAGTAAAAATTGCACATCCAAATATATTCGAAATCATCAATGTGTTAAAGAAAGAGCAAGCAGCTAACGAGGTTAAGAAGGTACAATATGCAGCAGGTGGCAAGATGCGGGGAAAAGCAAAGAAGTACAGGGAAATAGAAGAAAGATTCGCAACTTTGAAGGAATCACTACACAATGGTACGAAAGACTATATTCAGTATGGTGATGCAGCATCATACATCCTCAAACTTGGAAATTAG